The proteins below come from a single Candidatus Omnitrophota bacterium genomic window:
- a CDS encoding cation diffusion facilitator family transporter → MATESSSITAHNRQITAAHMSIAGAALIFLISFTVGIIADSITLLLDAAASLVILLVAFFVRTIIKKIDSPPDHMFNFGYAKYEPFTVALQNIAIIVTCLFALKVAIQDIIHPDEVTIYIIPVIASFVSGILALLLGFYMRDVAVRTNSRVLRTSGMYWFSDSMLSFAMCGGFLFGWLMRKEGYVNIAIYVDPVMAIILSLFLMKLPTKNITANLLELLDAVPPKEIRDLINKIAEKHKMHSFGINRMRTRKAGKKTFMDICFVVRDNLTMKEASAIAADFERDLAAELPHCDIVVHFKHSDKREA, encoded by the coding sequence ATGGCTACAGAATCTTCGAGCATTACTGCCCATAACAGGCAGATTACTGCCGCGCACATGTCTATTGCGGGGGCAGCGCTTATCTTTTTAATATCTTTCACAGTGGGCATTATTGCAGATTCAATAACTCTTTTGTTGGACGCGGCCGCAAGTTTAGTTATATTATTGGTGGCCTTTTTTGTCCGCACAATAATAAAGAAGATAGACAGCCCTCCCGACCATATGTTTAACTTCGGGTACGCAAAGTACGAACCGTTTACCGTAGCGTTGCAAAATATAGCGATAATAGTTACCTGCCTTTTTGCTCTAAAAGTCGCGATTCAGGATATCATACATCCCGACGAAGTGACGATCTACATCATACCGGTTATAGCGAGTTTTGTTTCCGGCATATTGGCTCTTCTTTTGGGATTTTATATGAGAGATGTTGCCGTGCGCACCAACTCACGCGTATTAAGAACTTCGGGAATGTACTGGTTCAGCGACAGCATGTTATCTTTTGCTATGTGCGGCGGGTTTTTATTCGGCTGGCTGATGCGGAAAGAGGGTTATGTAAATATCGCCATTTATGTAGACCCTGTTATGGCTATTATTCTTTCTCTTTTCCTCATGAAACTGCCGACGAAGAATATTACGGCAAACCTCCTTGAATTGCTGGATGCTGTGCCGCCGAAAGAGATACGGGACCTAATAAACAAAATTGCCGAAAAGCATAAAATGCATTCTTTCGGGATAAACCGCATGCGCACCAGAAAAGCAGGCAAAAAGACATTTATGGATATATGTTTTGTAGTCCGCGATAATCTGACCATGAAAGAAGCGAGCGCGATAGCGGCAGATTTTGAGCGCGACCTTGCCGCCGAACTGCCCCATTGCGATATAGTGGTCCATTTTAAACACTCAGACAAGAGAGAGGCCTAA
- a CDS encoding PocR ligand-binding domain-containing protein, which yields MLNKDLEVQELVNLEYWQKVQDLFADAFDITLRTLTAEHTPITTASRSKKLGSLIHDTKRSPEKPAEIIDLKCSFDLDVFIIPIKIINNMAAAYIVAGPVRLSGKRDFSDYTKEAEKLGIGPDELVDMLVEIKTLTYNEIYSITKLLETVFSNMAQTAYHKKRLGEIAPEVAAMDPIFSRYYEEKILSALLNACTLLLDADSGSVMTVDRKTNTLGIKVSSKLDESAKSSANIKMGEGIAGLAAATSQAIILPKDETRKKLSGKLTRSYIKSSMIVPFEKGGKNHQVYGVINLNILRKNRDFSERDIAMVRELIKLASVALTPISGE from the coding sequence ATGCTTAATAAAGATTTAGAAGTTCAAGAACTGGTGAATCTTGAATATTGGCAGAAAGTCCAGGATTTATTTGCGGATGCTTTTGATATAACTTTACGGACTTTAACAGCCGAACATACCCCCATCACTACCGCCAGCCGGTCCAAGAAGCTTGGTTCCCTTATACATGATACAAAAAGATCCCCCGAAAAACCCGCGGAAATCATCGATCTTAAATGCTCATTCGATTTAGACGTGTTTATTATTCCCATCAAGATTATAAATAATATGGCTGCCGCCTACATTGTCGCCGGGCCGGTTCGGCTTAGCGGCAAAAGAGATTTTTCCGATTACACCAAAGAGGCCGAAAAATTGGGTATTGGCCCGGACGAACTGGTGGATATGCTGGTAGAAATAAAAACCCTCACCTATAATGAGATATATTCCATAACCAAATTGCTTGAAACCGTTTTTTCCAATATGGCCCAAACGGCCTACCATAAAAAGAGACTTGGCGAGATAGCGCCGGAAGTCGCTGCGATGGACCCCATATTTTCAAGGTATTATGAAGAAAAGATCCTAAGCGCGCTGCTTAACGCCTGCACGCTTCTTTTGGATGCTGACTCAGGCTCAGTTATGACCGTGGATAGAAAAACAAATACTCTCGGCATAAAGGTATCTTCAAAGCTGGACGAAAGCGCAAAATCCAGCGCTAATATAAAAATGGGAGAAGGCATAGCGGGCCTCGCGGCCGCGACTTCTCAGGCGATAATCCTGCCAAAAGATGAAACAAGAAAAAAGCTTTCCGGAAAACTGACACGTTCGTATATAAAATCTTCCATGATTGTGCCGTTTGAAAAAGGCGGCAAGAATCATCAGGTATACGGCGTTATCAACCTCAACATACTGCGTAAAAACAGGGATTTTTCGGAAAGAGACATTGCCATGGTCCGCGAATTGATAAAACTCGCCAGCGTAGCTCTTACTCCGATTTCAGGGGAATGA
- a CDS encoding sigma-54 dependent transcriptional regulator, whose product MIDSNRILIANGDKLLQRSLYEMLCRQGYRVDMAEALQEAMERLNEIKHDVVIMDLHDHDNAGHLETIDKIASHSKVIVLTSQRGLEFAVGTTKRGAFDCLVKPVEDKKIISAIERALSSGKTGEVSVRPVTQKSDMYHGLVGSSQPMKDIYSIVERIANSRATVLLCGESGTGKRLIAHALHKADKKRKNKPFVEISCGGLPREIIESELFGHTKGAFTGAINDRKGRFELADGGTILLDDIDCLTLDLQVKLLRAIQHKEFERVGDNKTVKVDVRIIASTNQDMEKAIAEKKFREDLYYRLNVISIHIPPLRSRREDIPLLVNHFINIFAAENHKQIKTISPEILQVLVNYNWPGNIRQLENIVERAVILDTDNIIGREDLPDIILNNTSYAGLVTGKDIETDDASTLKGALEEPERVYILRALEEVDWNKNKAARKLGVNRTTLYNKLRKYNIVPSEQKK is encoded by the coding sequence ATGATTGATTCTAATAGGATATTGATAGCTAACGGCGATAAGCTGCTGCAAAGGTCTCTTTATGAAATGTTGTGCCGCCAGGGGTACAGAGTAGATATGGCGGAGGCCCTGCAGGAGGCAATGGAGCGCCTGAATGAAATCAAGCACGATGTCGTCATAATGGACCTGCACGATCATGATAATGCAGGCCACCTTGAAACAATAGACAAAATAGCAAGCCATTCCAAGGTCATAGTCCTTACTTCGCAGAGAGGCCTCGAATTTGCCGTAGGCACCACAAAAAGAGGCGCCTTTGACTGTCTGGTAAAACCCGTAGAAGACAAAAAGATCATATCCGCCATAGAACGCGCTTTATCAAGCGGCAAAACCGGAGAGGTTTCGGTAAGGCCTGTGACGCAAAAGTCCGATATGTACCACGGCCTTGTAGGTTCAAGCCAGCCGATGAAAGATATATATTCCATCGTTGAGCGCATAGCAAATTCCAGGGCCACGGTGCTTTTATGCGGCGAGAGCGGCACCGGAAAACGCCTTATAGCCCACGCTCTCCACAAAGCCGATAAAAAGAGGAAGAACAAGCCTTTTGTAGAAATTTCGTGCGGAGGGCTTCCGAGAGAAATAATAGAGAGCGAACTCTTCGGCCATACCAAGGGCGCTTTTACAGGAGCAATAAATGACCGCAAAGGCCGTTTCGAGCTGGCCGACGGCGGCACGATACTTTTGGACGATATCGATTGCCTTACATTGGACCTGCAGGTAAAACTGCTCAGGGCGATTCAGCATAAAGAATTTGAAAGAGTCGGCGACAATAAGACCGTAAAAGTCGATGTGCGTATTATCGCCTCTACCAACCAGGACATGGAAAAGGCGATTGCCGAAAAGAAATTCAGGGAAGACTTGTATTACAGGCTAAACGTAATCTCTATACATATTCCGCCCCTCAGAAGCCGAAGGGAAGACATCCCGCTTTTAGTAAACCATTTTATCAATATATTCGCGGCGGAGAACCACAAACAGATAAAAACCATTTCGCCGGAGATACTGCAGGTTTTGGTAAATTATAACTGGCCGGGAAATATCCGCCAGCTGGAAAATATAGTAGAACGCGCGGTAATTTTAGATACCGACAATATTATAGGAAGAGAAGACCTGCCGGATATTATTTTAAATAATACTTCATACGCCGGCCTCGTCACCGGGAAAGATATTGAAACAGACGATGCTTCCACTTTAAAGGGCGCGCTCGAGGAGCCGGAAAGAGTGTATATATTGCGCGCGTTAGAGGAGGTTGATTGGAATAAAAATAAAGCGGCGAGAAAGCTGGGCGTCAATAGGACCACGCTTTATAATAAATTGAGAAAATATAATATCGTGCCCAGCGAACAGAAGAAATAA